The genome window TGCACAAACATATGACAAACAAGCTGAATTGATCGACTATTCCaactctgattggtgtggagatataAAGGATAGAAGAAGCACTTTTGACTACTTATTTCAATTCCATGGAGCCTCAATGTCTTGGTGCTCCAAGATGAAATCAGTGACATATCAACCGAATGTTAATTTATTGTACGACACTTTAGTTAATTCAGATAAACTTGAGGATTTGTGTTAtgctatttccaaaaaaaaaaaaagaaggtagAGTTGGAAGGGTGGCGCTCTTGTCGCTAGCAACTTTGAACTGCACCATGGTGAATTTCTCTGTAAACCACATTGATATTGAagttgatgattttgttgaagataacTGGCGTATAAGAGTTTTCTACTACTATCCTGATCAGACTAGGGGTAGAATAAATGTTTATCATAAGCAAAACTTTATTCGAAGTTACTGTCAATTGCATTACAGTGAGCTTAAAATAGAACACTCAAAGACCAAGACAACACAAGCAAGTACCAAACAAATTCATACACAATGTGTTCAAATCAAATAGATATACTATATGGAACACCTTTTCCTGTTACACCAGGCTCTGAAGTTGGCTTCAAAAGTTCATATGGCAAAATCCCAGCACCATTTCTATTCTTCAGATTCTTATTAGCATTCCTCTCATCAACAATACCTTCAAGCTCCATCAACCTTCCTTGGAACTTTTCAAAAGCAGCCTTAATCATTGGTTCCTCTTCCCACGCTGGCTCAACCGTTTGTCCAAGATACTCCTCGTCCGGTGAATGACTAGACAAAATATCCAACACGGTCATCACCGTCATAGCTTGAATTTGTGAAGGGAAACACTTCAACAATGTCACTTCTGGTTTATCATAGAAAAGTTCCAATTCTTGATCAGAAGGGTCTTCTGTGGGCATGTTGTTTCTCGCAATAGCCGGTCTATTAGGAAAATAGCCCGCGTAAGTGTACTGACCAAAGTTCACTGCTGCGTGATGTCCGGATGTTATCCAGACAATGGTTGTCACTATTTCAACAAGATCTTCATTTGTTTTCAAATTAGGCCACCAAGGTTCATCTTTCTTGTCACCATGTCCAACTGTTCTAATCTCTTCCCACCATGCTTGTAATTCTTTATCTGACACAACAGTTCTTGAATCACCGTTGTAGTAGTGGTTGACATAATCAGTGACCCAAGATTTGATAGCATCCCAAAGAACAAGGCCATCATTTGCATAAGGGTAATCTTCTATGGCCAGTTTTAAGCCATGAGGGGCATTTGGATCTTTTTCAGCCAATCCTCTGTGGATAAGGTCATTCGGAAGGGCTTGTAAGTCGAATTGCCAGTGTTTATCATAGGCTATTGAACTTACTAAGATGGAAAGTTGTTTAGGAGTGAAACTACTCTCGATTATTCCATCCGCATTTATCAGTGCTTCACGTGCAAGTGCATTGATCTCCATTGTGTATCTAAAATGTGGAAGTAACAATCTGTAGATTGGATGCATTGCACTAAGTTGTCTATTCGTTGCAATGATGTATGGTTCTGTACAGCAATGAGTTCTCAACCTGAACAAATACGAAAACCAAATAAGCTATGTTTATTGTTTTCTCTTTTCAATCCTAGTATATATTAAAGAGGTATAGTGTTTCATACCAATGACTAACAAGTTGGTGATAGCCACCGTCATGAGCAAGGACATGAGCTTTGGCAAGTCTCCAAAGCCAAACATCAGTTGAGTGCCAAGAAGGCGTATATACTTGCCTCCACTGTGGCTTTCCATTCATCGGCGGCCGAGCTAGCTCAATCGCTAGAGGTCTTAACGCACCTTCGCGTGTAAGGAAGAACAAAGTCCTTGATCCATACAATGTTGTGCCTTCAAGTTTTCTAACTTCCTCTACTAATGGCATGAAAAAATCATAGTAGTCTAGAATGAACAACTTCTTCTGTTTTATGGCCTGTATTGAGTTTGTTAACATTGCAAAACGTTAACATTGTCATGTAAAAATATATTAACTATTCAATATCCTTAAACTCAGAACATACCTCTTCAACAGTAACGAATCCTCGGATTTGTTGCTCAATTATTTCAGTAGTTATCGCTGATTCCGCAGGACCATAAACATTAGGGTCAAGCTTGCTTTTCAATGGCCATTCCTACATTATCAATGATCATCGTTGAGtttcaattttctttaaaaaaaataataaataaaaaaggtaaCTTGTGCGAGAAGTATACCGTAACCAATTGGATGCAACAAGGATTAAGACCAGCTATAGTTTGTCTTCCAAATTCTTCATCCCTAAACCAAAAGAATCTGTCCTCTGCCATATCAAACCAAGTTATTATAACTAACTAGTATAACTAATTTTCACGCGCAGGAATACAATACAAATCATATCTTACTGTCCATTGTGGCGGGAGTCTCAAAACGAAGAATATCACCCGTAGCATCATTGACAAGCCTAACCAAC of Vicia villosa cultivar HV-30 ecotype Madison, WI unplaced genomic scaffold, Vvil1.0 ctg.001463F_1_1, whole genome shotgun sequence contains these proteins:
- the LOC131635296 gene encoding linoleate 13S-lipoxygenase 2-1, chloroplastic-like; the protein is MDVFSPHIIIDSLSQSHKTVSMLMQQIYWRPNCLILQKPSLHGIGSSNHRCFQVGLSRPLLTKQKKERKFKNECMKIKAVAVSEEAIERKSVEVKATVTVQPASGGVLSKLGLQSGLDEITDLMGKSILLELVSSELDPKTKLERKRIKGYVHLTHRSSEEVKYEAEFEVPANFGEIGAVLVENEHRKEMFMREIVLDGFLTGPVKFSCESWVHSKFDNPAKRVFFSNKSYLPSETPEGLQKLRAEELISLRGNGEGEHQSFDRIYDYDVYNDLGDPDTNPDHKRPILGGSEHPYPRRCRTGRPRCNTDPLSEKRSDNVYVPRDECFSDVKQLTFSANTLKSAFHALLPGLKTAVVDKNLGFLLFSSIDDLFNEGYTLPPQKEKGFLRTVLPRLVRLVNDATGDILRFETPATMDKDRFFWFRDEEFGRQTIAGLNPCCIQLVTEWPLKSKLDPNVYGPAESAITTEIIEQQIRGFVTVEEAIKQKKLFILDYYDFFMPLVEEVRKLEGTTLYGSRTLFFLTREGALRPLAIELARPPMNGKPQWRQVYTPSWHSTDVWLWRLAKAHVLAHDGGYHQLVSHWLRTHCCTEPYIIATNRQLSAMHPIYRLLLPHFRYTMEINALAREALINADGIIESSFTPKQLSILVSSIAYDKHWQFDLQALPNDLIHRGLAEKDPNAPHGLKLAIEDYPYANDGLVLWDAIKSWVTDYVNHYYNGDSRTVVSDKELQAWWEEIRTVGHGDKKDEPWWPNLKTNEDLVEIVTTIVWITSGHHAAVNFGQYTYAGYFPNRPAIARNNMPTEDPSDQELELFYDKPEVTLLKCFPSQIQAMTVMTVLDILSSHSPDEEYLGQTVEPAWEEEPMIKAAFEKFQGRLMELEGIVDERNANKNLKNRNGAGILPYELLKPTSEPGVTGKGVPYSISI